In the genome of Excalfactoria chinensis isolate bCotChi1 chromosome 20, bCotChi1.hap2, whole genome shotgun sequence, the window CAATGCAAACAGTGCGACCACATCTCCCTGCATGACATCTCCTCCATCCTAAGCCACGCTCAGATACAACCGGTGTATATTGCAGCCTACAGTGTGGCTtatgcactgcacagagcactggGGTGCAGCCACCAAGGGTGTCCCAAAGCATCCATCAGATCTTGGCAGGTGAGGAAAGGTCAGAGGGACAAACATATATTCCAGCAAGGAGGCTGATAGCTGCAACCTTAGCCCACCACCAGGGGGAACTGATTTCACCAGCCAGAACTTGGCTTACTGCAATAGCAACCTCCAAGCAAGAACATGGGCTGCACTGACGCCTATTCttaattctcattttctcccCAGCTGCTGCACTTCATGAACACCGTCCCATTCACGGTGAATGGTCAAAGTTTCAGGTTTGATGACTCTCATGGCACAAATACTGGCTATAAGCTCATATTCTGGCAGTGGGAAAACGGCAGCCTCACACATCTGCCTGTGGGAGACTACCAAGAGTCCTTGTACCTCAATAAGTCCCTGATTCAATTTCACACTACAGATCAAAAGGTAAAGAGATGGGGCAATCTCATATTGCTTATGATTTTAAGCACCACTGCCAGCCTACATGCTGCTCCTATAGGGTTTGTGAGAGGACCAGCTTGTGCTCTCAGGCAAACAAGTGACCCATCCCTACTGTACAAAACCAGAATTAAGTAGAATTGGGTATTCTCAGCATTGACACAGATGTGATGCCAGCAAAGCGCAGGCAGTCTTTGGTTGGGTGCCCAGCCGAgacttctttccctttttgttcAGGAACCCACATCGGAATGCTTCAGAGAGTGTGAACCAGGACAAATCAGACAGATCAAAGGATTCCACCTCTGCTGCTATGActgcacagactgcccagaaaACACCTTCTGCAGTTCCAAAGGTGAGGTCTGAGGAAGGCAATGGCTTTACCTGCCTGTATTGCATCTATTGGCCCCTTAAACTCATACAGGCTCACAGAGCTGATAAGGTCCTGCTGCAGGCTCCTCCTCCAGGAAGCACTGCCAGGGCAGAAGGTTTCTCTCcattctgttctgcagcacacTGCCCAGTCTTGCCATACAGGTATTCAGTGCTGGACCTTCCTCCATCACAAGGATGGATGCTCCATCTCTTAGGTAGCAGAGAGGAGGACAGGTGAAATTCTGAGGTCTTAGCTAGAAGAGAAGCCTATGATGGAGTTTGGGGATCTGGTGGATGCTGGTGATCCTTCCTGGGCTGAGAAACAAAGCCAAGAAATACGTGGCAACTTTTGGATGGGACGTAGTGAAGTcgagaggaaaaaacaagagagattaaaaaatcAATAGCTATGGAGATGCAGTACGcttgggaagggggggaggcagCCAAACCAGCACCCAGACAAGCTCACAACTGATCCTTGCCCCCCTAGGCTGCatacagcagggcagcagctcgCTCCTGCTATGCGCTCTTCTCACTGCTACTTTGCAGACAGCTCCACCTGCACTCCCTGCCTGAAGCACCAGTGGTCCCCTGCCCGGAGCACGCAGTGTTACGACCGCAGCGAGAGATACCTGCGTTGGAACGAGCCGCTCTCTGCTGGCTTGCTGATATCCATGTCCATCATCACATCCCTGGTCTGTGTGACAGCGGTGCTCTTTGTTAAGAACCTCAACACCCCCCTTGTGCAGGCATCTGGAGGCAACCTGAACCTCTTTGCCTTGTTTGCACTCATGCTGATGTGCCTCAGCTCCTGTCTCTTCATAGGGAAGCCCACTAACAAGCTCTGCATGATGCAGCAGGTTGTCTATGCCCTGTGCCTCAACGCTTGCTTCTCCACCTTCCTCACCAAGTCCCTGGAGATCGCCCTGCTGACCGAGTTCCCCCGCTGTGCCCGCATTGCCCTGCGCTGGGTGACACCAAACAGGGCCTGGCTCCTTGTAGCCCTGTGCCTCCTCACCGAGTGcctcttctgtttctgctaCCTGCACCTGGGTCCTGACTACGTGCTGCCCGACTACAGCTCACTGCCCACAGAGGTTCTGCTCACATGTAGCACTGCGTCCTGGCTTGCCTTTGCCTTGATGCATGGCTACAACATGTGCTTGGCCTTCGTCTGCTTCCTGTGCACGTTCATGGTACAGACCTCTCGGAAGAAGTATAACATGGCCAGGGGGATCACATTCACCATCCTCATCTATTTCATCATCTGGATCTTCTTCGTTGCCATCTTCGCCACTCAGAGGACAGTCCTCAGGTCTGTGATTCAGATTGGTACCATTCTGACGGTCAGTCTGGGTATTGTGGGGACCTACTACCTCCCCAAATGCTACATCCTCGTGCTGAAGCCTGATTTGAACAGAGAGGACTATTTCCAGTACTCCACCAAAGAGGAGCCAGAGGGGGACCCTCAATAAACAGGCAACAAGCCAGATCTGATGGAGCCTCATTAGAAGCTGGATGTATTTtgtatcatatcatagaatcatatcatagaatggcctgagttgagAAGAACCACAATCatcatccagtttcagcccCCTTGCCATGTGCCAACCAACCAccggaccaggctgcccagagccacattttAACAAGATTACTCTGTTTGAATGACTCTATAAAGGTACAGTGCAGACTCGATCACCAATTTAATGTGCCTGGTGTGGAACAAAAAGCTAAACCTTGATCCTTGAATCATGATTTGGATGCAAAACTATGGAAACCGTTTTGAGGCAGAAGGGCAGCTGTATGAGGGACATGAGAAGCATGCGACCCATTTGAATATCAAGTCactcatttgtatttcattaacACATGTGGGCAAAGAACATGGAAATGAGGACAGGGCACACGGAAACGAAGTGCAAATCACACTATTGCAATCACTGCAAGAAGTCCCTCCTCTCTCAAATCACATGCAAAGATCAATGGGGAGGAACACCTCTTACACAGAGGGACACCCTGCAAAGGGGACGGAATGAATCAAGAGCTGTTAAGTACCAGGAAACATCCTTCATCTCTGCAGCACATCCATTGTTCACTGCGCAGGAGGAGAAATCTCAGCTCCAAGAAGGGCAGTGCTTTGCTCCATTCAATATCAGTTACAAAACAGGTAACAGAGATAGTTTCAGAAGGCATGACAGataaaggaaaagcacagactAACCCTGACAAAGATGCTTGCTAACCATCCCCAGTCAATATCCAGCTAATGTTATGTTATACACCAGTTACTGAATAAATGATTGTCTTTCCAAGTGCTAAGTGTGGGGTTCAATGGAAGAAGGTATGAGCGTAACCCTCTGTAAGCCCCACAAGCTCTTTGCCACAAGGCAGCATTACATATTCTTGCATATTGATTGTGTTGCTCATCCCCTTCCAGCCGCCTGCAGTCAATTCAAAGTAGTTCACAGCTGGAACCCATCAGGCCCCTGCACTAACAGGCTGCACAGTCCAAATCTTTGACCATTTTCACCTGTCTAGAACTGGCTAAGTTCTAGCCCTGCTTAAGCTAATGTGGTTCGAAAAGGCACATATGGACAACTGGAGGCAGGGCTGTCTCCCAGGCTCTTACATACCTCTGCTGTAGAACTGTGCCTTTTGTAATGGGTGCTCCCATAataactgctgctctgccttttcccctttctgctgGATCTCTACTACAGTTTGCATGCAGCATCTGGAAGAAAGGGAATATTCATGTGAAGCAGCTGGATACACGGACAGGTTCTACCAGCAGATCCATCTCTGTTTGCAGGCAGTAAAACTTGCTCCACCCCACATCTTTCTAACAGGATGCATTTAACTTCCAGAGACattcctcagcctttcctttatACTTACACCTGCCAAACCATGAGAGGGGAAAGCCTGGTAATAAAGAGGTTGGGGGATTTACAGAGGTACTTCTTGCACCAATGCATTCATTGCTAGCTCaaagctgcagcacttcagATGAACATCAGGGCCTCGTGTTGCCAATCAGATGTTATTAACCTGCACGCCTGTGACCCGGTTCAGCTGTGAACACATACAGGTCCTCCTGTCTCACTCTGTGCTGCGATCACTTACAAGCACTGTTAAAACAGGGCTCCTGGCTGCCTCCCATCAGCTCCTGCACGtttcttcttttgcagagagggagaaataaaagtaactggaaaacaaaacaaaaaaaagaggctgagattctttttcattcttcttgaATTACAGACAGTGCAGTGGTGCGAAGAACTGAAGACGTACACTGCGGTTATCacataaaattaaaagctttttagtGTTTAAAATAGCATTTACACATAAGCAGCTATATATTAACTATACAGACACTTGGGTTTTCATACAATATCTACAAAAAAAGAATTCCATTATGCAATAGACATTTAACAGGAACAGTGCAGTCCATGCCATTAAGAGGTCACTCTTTGAGTAGAACCGAATCTAAAAGAGGTGATAACTCTGggttttcattatttaaaatcatGTAACTTTGTTCCTCTACTGTACATAAACTTCTTTACAGGTTTTTCTAATCACTGATTAGAATTAATAGTTTTAAAATCAATCTTATTACAATCCAGttcaatgcaaaacaaaacaaaagaagaaacaattaCATCGACTCATGAGCTGTCTCAAGTCTCAAGATGGGATTTGCCCACTCAGAACAAAAATGATATCAAAAAAGTCAATGTCTGTGCATCATTGCTCGCCATCCAATACACCTTTGGGTAAAGTGTCCAGGGGACTGTAACCTTTGAAAAGTCAATTTAGTTAATGGGAGGTAAAAGACAATAGCAGTGCTTTTAAGACTATCTGCCCAACAGCGTTACTCTTCAGAGTTAATACATCGGGTGGCTTCACTGCCCAACCCAGATTCTGCCTCCTTTGGATAGGAGATGGCATCCCAAACTGTTTTCTCATACCTCTTAGTCCTCGTCCCAGGCTGCCTCCAGGTATGTGTGATTCTAAGCCCAGCTGCAGGGCAAAGGCAGATGAAGATCTCAATTCCAGAATCAGACAAACATCAACTATTTAAGGCTCCTGTTGTGGGGTTGTTTCATACAGCAAACCCCCTCCCTTGCTTCTCACTGCAGTTGGAGGGGTTGGGTCATACATTCTAGAGCTCAGCCAGTGCCATGTATTTGCCTTCAATATCGATTCCATGCTCTGATTAAAGACAGTTCTGCAGGACTCCAGCCTTCAAACTCTGCCTGGCACAGCACCTCTATCACAAGTAGCTTCATTGGCATCAGCAGCACCTCCTTCTGCGCCTCGCGCTGTACCCAACAGGAGAAACTTGCACAGTTAGGCCCCAGCCCCCtctatttcaaaaataaatgcacatgCATTGAAAGCCAAGGGTTTGGGGAATCTTCTGCCTTCaatcacttctgaaaatcaAGTGCTAGCAAGGTTGCAGGCCAACTCTCCCCTTATCTCCAAGCAGCTGTATGCTACAAGGCGGGGGGGggtcagcttttgttttcacatgcaTTGGCCATTATATATCGCACCGTTGACAAGATGGTCAGTGACATTTCCCAGCTGCTCTCGCAGGCTCTATGTGCTGCCAACCGGCCAGCAAACCCATCAGTGCGCTCAGAGCCATTCTGATCCACGGGTGAAGCTTTCAGGCCGGGTTCCTCAGCAGAGAAATGCTCTCCCAAACCTCTGCATGCACCGCCAGCCTCGTTCCAGAGCGACCCACAGGCACAGAAGTAATTGACACAGTCATTTCAACATCGCAGCAAAGACCAGCAAGACACAGAGCAGTTTCTGCCAACAGCACGACAACACGAAGGGGAAATAAAACCCAAATCCCAGCAAGTGTGTAAGCTGCAGCTCTTGAGGAAATTAAATACAATTCTTCCATAGGCGAAAGCTCAGCCCCTGATTGCTGTCCATTTTGGCAGTATTTAAGGACAGTCTTTTCCTCCAGCCCTGCACGTTCTGCCTTTAAACATAGAAAAATCCTAGCAAATAAGAGCCCAGAAAAGTTACACTCGATTTAAAAGCAGAACCCACCAGTGATTGTCAGACTCCTTAACAGTGTTCTCCTGCAGACATAGGAGAAGCATTCATTTATATTACCCTGATTTATCTCATTGCTTTCAATGTCAATTTCTCAGACTGGTTTACTCGGTTTAATTGGTGCCTTTGCTGCATTtatgggaggaggaaagggaagaaaggacgCTGCTGCACAGCCAAGCATTAAGAAGTGCCATTCTTCTGAATGAGCCATCGCCAAGTCTGCCACCAAGAGCAGCCCATCAGATGGATTATGAAGGAGGCACCGCTGTAAAGCTGCCTTATAGCTTTAGGGAGGTTTCTGAAAGAAGCAATCCAAAGCCACTCAGCTGGTTCCCATATAATCCAGGTTCCTGGTCTGAGTGATTGCTTATATACAGTAAAACCTGATTTTAAAGCCCCCTGTCCTAAAGCCTGATGGAAACAGTTGCTTAAGTGAAAGCTCGCAGCAGGAGTTTTAGCAGGTTCAGGCATAAGGACTCACTCACTGTCCCACTTAGGGACTGCTCTCACTAACAGCTAGCTCTCATTGGTGTTCAGGACACGCTCCTGTGGGTAACTCAACAACTGGAGTTGACTATCTCCAGGTTTCTGTTTCAAAGCAGAGATTaagctggggaggaaaaataaagggaaagatACTGCTGAGAAATGAAGAGCAGAAGGAGAGGTGGTCAAAAGGAAAAGCCACGTCCCAGTGGCAGCCAGGATTTCTCTATGTCTCTGCTTGAATGGGGAATACATCCCTTCCAGAGGGAATAGCTGCAGCTATGCTGACAGAATCAGGCTGCAGCAATCGTTCTATTCCTGCAAGCAAGCAAGTGCAAATCatagccagaaaaaaaaccccagacATCTGTCAGCAGCGAGGTGAGCAAAATGCCCAGGAAAAGACTGCAGCTCCAAAGTCCCTACCATGAAACTGAATGCACTAAGATTACAAGTTCTGCACAAGGAGCACATACAGCAGCAAGATTCCACCATTTCCTCCACAGAATAACCAACATCTGAAGTAAAAAGGAAGATGGATTTACACTCCCTAGGCAGTAGAAGGCAGTCACAACTTGGCTTTCTGCTGGGAACTGTGCCTGCTCCGTTCCATGCGTTGTCTGGACTCgcaggtgctgcagctgcttagTGCCGACTGATGCATCCAAGCACCAGCATTACGAGGCAGTATCACAGATACCAGCCAACAATCGTCTGTTTTTCcttgcaggaggaaaaaagcacaggaaaataaaagtgccGTTATGCATTACTGGAAATTCAGAAGTCACGTGAAATAAGGAAGTCCTCGAATCAGCCCGAAAGATACACTAATTGCACTGAAAGTAGGTGCCACGATTACCAAAGCTCATTAAGATGTGAATATACACCAGCCGACCACAATCAAAAACAAGagaggggggaagaaagaaaaacggGAGGATAAAGAGAAGAACGCCATCGACTTGCTGATACTGAACAATCCCAGGCATCGGTGGGTgtgtttttgtggttgttttgtgggggttttgctttgttttgttggtttttcctGCAACGCATCATTGCAAAGTGGGAAGGTGTGACATGCAAAACAGACAAGTTTCTTCCCTTTAAGCGTCTGACAATGACCACATTTCCCACCCGGCCCCAAAACGATCCACCCCGGCCCTCCCCAAAGCAGAGTCTGAAGGCACTTCCTCTCTCACATGATGTCGACAAAGAATTCACAAGGGTTGCCCATGGCCTTCTGGAAGGACTGCCGGCTCCCCGTCAGCTCCGGAGGAACAGAGCTCAGTTCTCTCACCGGGGGCCCTCCAGGGGGTCCGCTCGTCCCGTAGACTTTCGAGCCCAGCTTGGGGAGGTTGTAGAGGGGTGGGACACCCGGAGGCCCATAAGAATGATGGCTGTGGTGGCTCCTCTCGCTGTGGGTGGCAGAGACGTGGCTGCGGTGGCTGAGCTGGCTGACGGGCCTCTCCCTCCGCGCCGTGCCGGTGCCACCGCTGCATGCAGTGTGCTCGGACTCGCTGCCACTGCCCGCCGACTTGCGGTCCTTCTCTCTGCCAAGAGCCCTCCTGCTGTTCTCGCTGTTGCTTCGGTTCGAGCCGCTGCTTTTGCTTCCTAAAACCCGGCAAAGCGGAATAAAAGGACAAGTGGAAAAGCAGAGTTAGCTCGGTTCCATCATCAGCTCCTACCAAAGCCACTGATCCACCTCTGGTGTGATGGCAATAACAATGATAAGGCCCGGGCGTGCTATCGGTGGCTTAATGGGATTTAGcagtgacagatggcagaatGATGCAGACGAGGCTGTGCCATGCACAGGAACACGGAGACACCTACAGAGCTCACAcagtgaaagcagcagctcGCTCACAAGCAGGGCTGGAGGCCTTCAGCTCCGCCACCTCCTCGCTGCCCACAGAGGGGAGCAGCTGAAACCAAAGGAAGGAGCAGGCGTTTGGGTTTTAACCCACAAGCAAATGAGGTTCAGCTGAATCCTGACTGCGCCTTTGGCCTACGTGACTCAAAAGGAAACTCATTTGACTTCTGCTCAAATCTGAACCTCCTGAGGTTAACTGAAGTCCTTCTGTTGCATTCAGTAGGTGGGCTCTTGTAAAAATCATTGCTATACTGTTTCATTGTTGGAGTTGTTTATTGAGCTGCTCTATAAGGAATCAGGAACATGAAGGATGTTCCCAGCAGAGGCCACTAAATcagctcaggaaaacaaagggctgctgctggtaCGTAAGCTGAGCTGTTGCTACGTATAAGCTTTGCTAAGATTTGGAACTGATTCAGAAGGGAAGCTGAAGGTGTGCTCTATTACCATCAGAGATAGGA includes:
- the TAS1R3 gene encoding taste receptor type 1 member 3 encodes the protein MMIPELLLCMSFGCAAALKPSCLSAQFRRPGDYIIGGLFPFGMDTINLTARSEPTLIVCERLFLDGLIWALGMKFAIDEINNSTSLLPGVKLGYDIYDTCFEPLAALQPSLLFVTQNGTTGIGIECNYTDYQPRVTAVIGPHKSDLCLLTAKLFSFFLIPQVSYGASSEKLSNKELYPSFYRTVPSDKNLVEAVVLLLNEFGWNWVATIGSDDEYGRGAQELFLSTIGNGSICIAYEGLIPSDLTDPKAEKQLEETIQHINGTNVNIIVLFAFRQPAQALLEQSIKMGLSKKVWIGTEAWLLSEIATSIPNIQSIGTVLGFIMKANPVPGFQKYIANLLSSVQQDEFCQKSREFYDHVSSDTLGTQCKQCDHISLHDISSILSHAQIQPVYIAAYSVAYALHRALGCSHQGCPKASIRSWQLLHFMNTVPFTVNGQSFRFDDSHGTNTGYKLIFWQWENGSLTHLPVGDYQESLYLNKSLIQFHTTDQKEPTSECFRECEPGQIRQIKGFHLCCYDCTDCPENTFCSSKDSSTCTPCLKHQWSPARSTQCYDRSERYLRWNEPLSAGLLISMSIITSLVCVTAVLFVKNLNTPLVQASGGNLNLFALFALMLMCLSSCLFIGKPTNKLCMMQQVVYALCLNACFSTFLTKSLEIALLTEFPRCARIALRWVTPNRAWLLVALCLLTECLFCFCYLHLGPDYVLPDYSSLPTEVLLTCSTASWLAFALMHGYNMCLAFVCFLCTFMVQTSRKKYNMARGITFTILIYFIIWIFFVAIFATQRTVLRSVIQIGTILTVSLGIVGTYYLPKCYILVLKPDLNREDYFQYSTKEEPEGDPQ